One stretch of Pradoshia sp. D12 DNA includes these proteins:
- a CDS encoding prolyl oligopeptidase family serine peptidase, whose product MIQVEKVYVEHIPMLIVGKQDMNNVPLPGFIFLHGFTSAKEHNLHYAYLLAEKGFRVFLPEAYLHGEREERDMKKDLSSSFWKIVISSIKELHMIKKYITEHGLAIYDCIGLGGTSMGAITTLGALTQYDWIRVGVSLMGNPEYKEFAQYQVEEFEKQGIDLGFTEEEKLKVFSTLEELDLSLQPDKLNNRPLFFWHGEKDPIVPIAGGRAFVENLQEKVDSGRITYISDKTAGHAVTRSGLLQAVNWIEENLV is encoded by the coding sequence ATGATACAAGTAGAGAAAGTATATGTTGAACATATTCCAATGCTTATAGTAGGTAAGCAGGATATGAATAATGTACCTCTCCCCGGATTTATTTTTCTTCACGGTTTTACCAGTGCAAAAGAGCATAATCTGCACTATGCTTATCTTCTGGCGGAAAAGGGGTTTAGAGTATTTTTGCCTGAAGCATACTTGCACGGTGAACGAGAGGAACGGGACATGAAGAAGGATTTATCGAGTTCATTTTGGAAAATTGTTATTTCCTCTATAAAAGAATTGCATATGATCAAAAAATATATTACAGAGCATGGATTAGCGATTTATGATTGTATTGGTCTTGGCGGTACATCTATGGGTGCAATCACGACACTTGGCGCACTAACTCAATATGATTGGATTCGTGTGGGAGTCAGTCTGATGGGAAACCCGGAATATAAAGAGTTTGCGCAGTATCAAGTGGAGGAATTTGAAAAACAGGGGATTGATTTAGGGTTTACGGAGGAAGAGAAATTGAAAGTATTCAGTACTCTTGAAGAACTTGATTTATCCTTGCAGCCCGATAAACTAAATAATCGCCCTCTTTTCTTCTGGCATGGGGAAAAGGATCCTATTGTACCGATTGCAGGTGGCCGTGCGTTTGTTGAAAACCTCCAGGAAAAAGTAGATTCTGGCAGAATTACTTACATATCTGATAAGACGGCCGGTCATGCTGTTACTAGAAGTGGATTACTGCAGGCCGTTAACTGGATAGAAGAGAATCTTGTATAA
- a CDS encoding Cof-type HAD-IIB family hydrolase, whose translation MSDKHLIVLDLDGTLLKDDKTISPRTKKVLQTLQNNGHEVMIATGRPYRSSEPYYREMQFKTPIVNFNGAFIHHPLHTGWGMHHSPLDIKVAKDIVEAMDDYRLHNIIAEVKDDVYFHYHDEKLIDILHHGSSNITTGDLRQFLQASPTSMLIHSDENDVAGIRKHLSDVHAEVIDHRRWADPWHVIEIVRNGMSKAVGVDLVSKDLGISRKNIIAFGDEDNDLEMLDYVGTGVAMGNGIEQLKNVANHITLSNEEDGIAVFLEEKFNIKSA comes from the coding sequence ATGTCAGATAAACATTTAATTGTACTTGATCTAGATGGAACATTATTGAAAGATGATAAAACCATTTCTCCACGTACTAAAAAAGTATTGCAAACATTACAAAATAATGGTCATGAAGTGATGATTGCTACTGGGAGACCATACCGATCCAGTGAACCTTATTATCGTGAAATGCAATTTAAAACCCCGATTGTGAATTTTAATGGAGCTTTTATTCACCATCCCCTCCATACAGGCTGGGGCATGCATCATTCGCCGCTAGATATAAAAGTGGCAAAAGACATTGTGGAAGCTATGGACGATTATCGTTTACACAATATTATTGCCGAGGTAAAGGATGATGTGTATTTCCATTACCATGATGAAAAATTAATTGATATTTTGCATCACGGCAGCAGCAATATAACTACAGGTGATCTACGCCAATTTCTACAGGCTTCCCCTACTTCGATGCTTATTCATTCCGATGAAAATGATGTCGCCGGAATCAGGAAACACCTTTCGGATGTCCATGCTGAAGTCATTGATCACAGACGCTGGGCAGATCCATGGCATGTCATCGAAATCGTTAGAAATGGAATGAGCAAAGCAGTTGGTGTTGATTTGGTATCAAAAGATTTAGGAATTTCCAGAAAAAATATTATCGCATTTGGCGATGAAGATAATGATCTAGAAATGCTTGATTATGTAGGAACCGGCGTAGCCATGGGAAATGGTATTGAACAGCTGAAAAATGTTGCTAATCACATTACATTATCAAATGAGGAAGATGGAATTGCAGTCTTCCTTGAAGAGAAATTTAATATAAAATCTGCGTGA
- a CDS encoding right-handed parallel beta-helix repeat-containing protein has translation MMPILIQVRLTSLLKDTKFWLVILIVMSALFFLAVQIKPPDKTDGLPESSVDEVAKSIDLQEEIDQVSANGGGIVNVPKGVYEVDTKIILKSNVHLKGEGIGKTILKLNLEKSKGTPDDSSILVSESNAQNIKISALTFNGEKEKREKQINDGYSHTVVLQFVDGFDISEVEVVRSPSASIMLFNTKNGKVRDSRIIDGGSNGIIGLQSTENVQIMNNIINHTDHQNGIFISYQEGKSSHNITIEGNKVDDAGDFGIEVGHLVEDGHEQHENIVVRNNEVTGSRNSGIAFRTVSDGVIENNTIKGYGKTGGYGGDGIFVEGWKNKSVNVKVLNNRVEQTYNTGDANAIYVTGMDNTIIENNEIIASRGKGLFIQASKIGKQTGDFPDGIRQFNDITVQGNRIADGRKEGIHIQGYKAHGISISDNEISHNQSTGLFIANLNVMSSGLEVRKNQISENGLAGIEMYSQEDFLLEGNYLKNNGKKSEELKNRSAVVLSHVGNGNLNQNTYEDDQKLPTQKYYLQIAEATATVSQENMDFIGTNPRLRNSTAHYLE, from the coding sequence ATGATGCCCATACTTATACAAGTTCGTTTGACTTCACTATTGAAGGATACGAAATTTTGGTTAGTTATCTTGATTGTTATGAGTGCTCTTTTTTTTCTAGCTGTCCAAATCAAGCCCCCTGATAAGACAGATGGATTGCCAGAATCATCAGTTGATGAGGTGGCCAAGTCAATCGACCTTCAAGAGGAGATCGACCAGGTGAGTGCCAATGGGGGAGGGATTGTTAACGTGCCTAAAGGCGTTTACGAAGTCGATACAAAAATTATTTTAAAGTCAAATGTCCACTTAAAAGGTGAAGGGATAGGAAAAACCATTCTTAAGCTAAATCTAGAAAAGAGTAAAGGTACACCGGATGATTCTTCTATTCTCGTATCAGAATCGAATGCTCAAAATATTAAAATCAGTGCTTTAACATTTAATGGGGAGAAGGAAAAACGGGAAAAGCAAATTAATGACGGATATTCTCATACAGTTGTTTTGCAATTTGTGGATGGCTTTGATATTAGCGAGGTTGAAGTTGTTCGTTCTCCTAGTGCCTCTATCATGCTCTTTAATACGAAAAACGGAAAGGTCAGAGATTCAAGAATCATTGATGGGGGCTCAAATGGAATAATCGGGTTGCAGAGTACGGAAAATGTCCAAATCATGAATAATATCATCAACCACACCGATCATCAAAATGGTATATTCATCAGTTATCAGGAAGGAAAGTCCAGTCATAATATCACCATTGAGGGAAATAAGGTCGATGATGCCGGTGATTTTGGGATTGAAGTCGGGCATCTTGTTGAAGACGGCCATGAGCAGCATGAAAATATTGTTGTTCGAAATAATGAAGTGACTGGCTCACGGAATTCAGGGATTGCCTTTCGCACAGTCAGCGATGGGGTAATTGAAAACAATACAATTAAAGGCTATGGAAAAACAGGCGGATACGGTGGAGATGGCATCTTTGTAGAAGGCTGGAAGAATAAGTCCGTAAATGTCAAAGTTTTGAATAATAGGGTTGAGCAAACATATAACACTGGTGATGCCAATGCTATTTACGTGACAGGAATGGACAATACAATCATTGAAAATAATGAAATCATCGCCAGCAGAGGGAAAGGTTTATTCATTCAAGCATCCAAGATTGGAAAGCAGACAGGAGATTTTCCAGATGGAATCAGGCAATTCAATGACATTACTGTTCAGGGTAATCGGATTGCTGATGGGCGTAAGGAAGGAATCCACATCCAAGGTTATAAGGCGCACGGAATCAGCATTTCTGATAACGAAATCAGCCATAACCAGTCGACGGGACTCTTCATTGCAAATTTAAACGTAATGAGCTCTGGTCTTGAAGTAAGAAAAAATCAAATAAGTGAAAATGGGCTGGCTGGGATTGAAATGTATAGCCAGGAGGATTTTCTCCTTGAAGGGAATTATTTAAAAAATAATGGAAAAAAATCCGAGGAACTGAAGAACCGATCTGCAGTCGTTCTCTCTCATGTTGGAAATGGCAATCTTAATCAAAATACATATGAAGATGACCAAAAATTGCCGACGCAGAAATATTATTTACAGATAGCAGAAGCTACAGCAACAGTCAGTCAAGAAAATATGGACTTCATTGGTACTAATCCAAGATTAAGAAATAGTACGGCCCATTACTTAGAATAG
- a CDS encoding CatB-related O-acetyltransferase — protein sequence MRVYIFKKNNKSVFIGPYVEIDPATTKVGKNCAINLYTSISKTTIGDYTYFSANCSIMHANIGSFCSIGPDSKIGLGSHPTDFISTSPIFYSTSKVVNNINWVDRDYHVEFKKVNIRDNVWIGANVFIMNDIEIGEGAICAAGSVITKDVPPYSIVGGIPAKVLKYRFDANTIEQLLELRLYQRSEEWLKENLCGAITPEELLNKEVTKTKSII from the coding sequence TTGAGAGTCTATATATTTAAGAAGAATAATAAGTCAGTATTTATTGGTCCTTATGTTGAAATAGATCCGGCAACAACAAAGGTCGGAAAAAATTGCGCAATAAATTTATACACAAGTATTTCGAAGACAACTATTGGTGATTACACCTATTTTTCTGCTAACTGTAGTATCATGCATGCCAATATAGGTTCCTTTTGTTCGATAGGTCCAGACAGTAAAATCGGTCTCGGCAGTCATCCGACTGACTTCATATCGACATCTCCCATTTTTTATTCCACCTCAAAAGTGGTTAATAATATCAATTGGGTAGATCGGGATTACCATGTGGAATTTAAGAAAGTGAATATTAGAGATAACGTCTGGATTGGGGCAAATGTCTTTATTATGAATGATATCGAGATAGGTGAAGGAGCGATTTGTGCCGCAGGTTCTGTCATTACAAAGGATGTTCCACCTTATTCCATAGTGGGAGGAATACCTGCAAAAGTATTAAAATATCGCTTTGATGCCAATACGATTGAACAGTTGCTAGAGTTACGATTATACCAAAGAAGTGAAGAATGGCTTAAGGAAAATTTATGCGGTGCCATTACACCGGAAGAATTGCTAAATAAGGAAGTCACTAAGACGAAATCAATAATTTAA
- a CDS encoding O-antigen ligase family protein encodes MNSLLMNTNNRQFIQIAMAVILAMVVGVFAALPLVYLPIIILIIAVIFFFPLSVERIFTFIALSIFIDRSFITFQGSYIRIFQILFLALFLKFAIEYLLSRREIVHAPLFILINLWVFSYFFSIGHLISVGDFWESVVGQLFLNLFYFISVQCIYSKGLSYFDKILKYTIISGVIVTFVGILQWIGFFFGFEFGLSHYEEIGIPRPSSFAHEPDWYGLFAGYSAVWFVVMYLRKDSRLFSQLFILIGMFMCFVGVFISMARASILSLIVAILFILIITKNMRAIKLLASSAIIMIVGAMVLFIINQDIFMKVYDRFNPSTSLETDQGAADSRFASIQLMLDYIPKHPLVGNGSGGMSELSMRDDIRQEYIYGGELNAGKGNANIFLTVLFDTGIIGLIIFLLILGRAAWMILSVYHKSNFIPLGFLAASIFILVDFNFNNGFRMGFVWFHAALIASYFLLIRKEKRRLNTIPGGELDR; translated from the coding sequence GTGAACAGCTTGCTCATGAACACCAATAATCGGCAGTTTATTCAAATAGCAATGGCGGTCATTCTTGCGATGGTCGTTGGAGTCTTTGCTGCCTTACCGCTTGTCTATTTACCTATCATCATATTGATTATAGCGGTCATTTTTTTCTTTCCATTATCAGTTGAGAGAATTTTCACCTTCATTGCCCTGTCCATTTTTATTGACCGATCGTTTATTACCTTTCAGGGATCATATATACGGATCTTTCAAATATTGTTTCTAGCATTATTTTTAAAGTTTGCGATTGAATATTTGCTCTCTAGACGGGAAATTGTACATGCCCCCTTATTTATCCTGATTAATTTATGGGTCTTCAGCTATTTTTTTAGTATTGGCCATTTAATCAGTGTGGGGGATTTCTGGGAATCTGTCGTTGGGCAACTATTTTTGAACCTATTCTATTTTATTTCTGTGCAATGCATCTATAGTAAAGGACTTTCTTACTTTGACAAGATTTTGAAATACACCATTATTTCGGGTGTTATTGTAACTTTTGTCGGAATCCTGCAATGGATTGGATTCTTTTTTGGATTTGAATTTGGGCTCAGCCATTATGAAGAGATAGGAATTCCTAGACCTTCATCATTTGCCCATGAACCTGACTGGTATGGCTTATTTGCCGGATATTCCGCTGTCTGGTTTGTCGTGATGTATTTAAGAAAGGATTCCCGTTTATTTTCACAGCTCTTTATTTTGATTGGCATGTTTATGTGTTTTGTAGGTGTATTTATCAGTATGGCCAGAGCAAGCATTCTATCCTTAATTGTAGCAATACTCTTTATTTTAATTATCACAAAAAATATGAGAGCGATTAAACTGCTTGCCAGTTCAGCCATTATTATGATTGTGGGGGCGATGGTACTCTTCATCATAAACCAGGACATTTTCATGAAGGTATATGATCGCTTCAATCCAAGCACAAGTCTTGAAACCGACCAGGGAGCAGCAGACAGCCGGTTTGCATCAATCCAGCTGATGCTTGATTATATCCCGAAGCATCCGCTAGTCGGCAATGGCAGCGGCGGAATGTCGGAATTATCAATGAGAGATGATATTAGGCAGGAGTATATTTATGGAGGGGAATTAAACGCTGGGAAAGGGAATGCCAATATTTTTTTAACCGTATTGTTTGATACGGGTATCATTGGTCTGATTATTTTCCTGCTGATTCTTGGAAGGGCCGCCTGGATGATTCTGTCTGTTTATCATAAATCTAATTTCATACCTCTTGGCTTTTTAGCAGCTAGTATTTTTATCTTAGTTGATTTCAATTTCAATAATGGATTTAGAATGGGATTCGTGTGGTTTCATGCTGCTTTAATTGCAAGCTATTTCCTTCTCATAAGAAAAGAAAAGAGAAGACTTAATACCATACCGGGGGGAGAATTGGATAGATGA
- a CDS encoding glycosyltransferase family 4 protein — translation MRVLHVIRQYKPVIGGMENYVENLAVHLKERGIYSEVLTLNADFSNGEKFSDSAIINGIKIKRIPYFGSRRYPIALSAVNYISEFDLIHIHGVDFLLDYLAGLKPFHKKTMILSTHGGFFHTKKFYLYKKLHFHTVTKYSLKNMKWIVAVSENDYKSFRPICPERLDLIECGINFDHYHTIAEENGYPNRFIFVGRFSKNKRIDKLLLLIKKLKVEFPDVHLSIVGRDYDNLKGELEKLIDEYEIGNHVAICEALSEEELLEEMAKASYFISASEYEGFGLSSLEAMAAGRVALLNNIPSFEKMIQDGKNGYLLSFDDVDSVEQKVKEVLFNKDMEKVRRAGVEKARQNSWGAVVERFIDLYESIHKEANDTHSKLASK, via the coding sequence ATGAGAGTTCTCCATGTCATCAGACAATACAAACCAGTTATTGGCGGTATGGAAAATTATGTGGAAAACTTGGCCGTCCACCTAAAAGAAAGAGGGATTTATTCGGAAGTATTAACGTTAAATGCAGATTTTTCAAATGGTGAAAAATTTTCCGATTCTGCCATTATAAATGGGATTAAAATCAAGAGAATTCCTTATTTCGGTTCGCGGAGATATCCTATTGCGTTATCTGCTGTCAACTATATCTCTGAATTTGATTTAATTCATATCCATGGGGTTGATTTCCTGCTCGATTACTTAGCTGGATTAAAACCATTTCATAAAAAAACGATGATTCTCTCTACACATGGCGGGTTCTTTCACACGAAGAAGTTTTACCTTTATAAAAAGCTTCACTTCCATACTGTAACGAAGTATAGTTTGAAGAATATGAAATGGATTGTCGCTGTCAGTGAAAATGATTATAAATCATTTCGACCAATCTGTCCTGAGAGGCTAGATTTGATTGAATGCGGAATAAACTTTGACCATTATCATACGATTGCAGAGGAAAATGGGTACCCGAATCGGTTTATCTTTGTTGGAAGATTCTCGAAGAACAAACGAATAGACAAGCTTCTGCTTTTGATTAAGAAGCTGAAGGTAGAATTCCCAGATGTGCACCTATCCATTGTGGGAAGGGATTATGATAACTTAAAGGGAGAGTTAGAGAAACTTATCGATGAATATGAAATTGGAAATCATGTGGCTATTTGTGAGGCATTATCTGAAGAGGAACTCCTCGAGGAAATGGCCAAGGCGTCCTATTTTATATCCGCTTCCGAATATGAAGGTTTTGGGTTATCTTCATTAGAGGCGATGGCAGCGGGAAGGGTAGCATTGCTGAACAATATCCCCTCCTTTGAAAAAATGATTCAGGATGGCAAGAATGGCTATTTGTTGTCTTTCGATGATGTCGATTCTGTTGAACAAAAGGTTAAGGAAGTTTTATTCAACAAAGATATGGAAAAAGTCAGGCGGGCAGGAGTAGAGAAGGCTAGGCAAAATTCTTGGGGAGCAGTAGTGGAAAGGTTCATTGATTTGTATGAATCTATTCATAAAGAGGCAAATGATACCCATTCAAAATTGGCAAGCAAGTGA
- a CDS encoding NAD(P)-dependent oxidoreductase, producing the protein MMKQRVGIIGSGFIGKGLVNALHLFNDIEVTKVLTRSRVDTRGDYRYPDLLTHSVDEVIEHSDVIVECTGDVLFGTDMIAKVMEAGIPVVTMNTELQVTTGSYFAKRGYITEAEGDQPGCLAALRENVLQMGFEPMVFGNIKGFLNPNPSPKDMLYWSNRNKISLEMVTSFTDGTKVEFEQTLVANGLNTKFLPSGIMGISAEDLQEGANALALEADQLGYPISDYVLSSKAPAGVFITAKHLDMQGQRNALQYMKLGDGPYYTIIQPFHLCHLEVVKTIRRVFEKKEVLLNNSCFPSYSMGSIAKKKLNIGTVINRGIGSFEVRGKALKIEDEPNHIPIGLLDSVRIIKPVEEGEILTFSHVEIDDSLAYRAWMEIKEQSILLQEI; encoded by the coding sequence ATGATGAAACAAAGAGTGGGCATTATCGGAAGCGGGTTTATTGGGAAAGGTTTAGTAAATGCACTACATTTATTTAATGATATAGAAGTGACAAAGGTATTAACAAGAAGTAGGGTAGATACTCGAGGAGATTACCGATATCCTGATTTACTGACCCATTCAGTCGATGAGGTGATTGAGCATTCAGATGTAATTGTTGAGTGTACAGGGGATGTTTTGTTTGGCACCGATATGATTGCTAAGGTGATGGAAGCAGGAATTCCTGTCGTGACAATGAATACGGAGCTGCAAGTTACAACAGGCTCCTATTTTGCCAAACGAGGTTACATTACAGAAGCAGAAGGAGACCAGCCTGGTTGTTTGGCGGCTTTAAGAGAAAATGTTCTTCAGATGGGATTTGAACCAATGGTTTTTGGCAATATAAAAGGATTTTTAAATCCTAATCCTTCACCCAAGGATATGCTTTATTGGTCGAATAGAAATAAAATCAGCTTAGAGATGGTTACCTCGTTTACTGATGGAACGAAAGTGGAGTTTGAACAAACACTTGTGGCAAATGGGCTTAATACAAAGTTTTTGCCATCAGGGATAATGGGAATAAGCGCGGAAGATTTACAGGAGGGGGCTAATGCACTCGCATTAGAAGCCGATCAATTAGGATATCCAATCAGCGATTATGTTCTGTCGTCAAAGGCTCCTGCTGGGGTATTTATTACGGCTAAGCATTTGGATATGCAGGGGCAGCGTAATGCACTTCAATATATGAAGCTAGGGGATGGTCCTTATTATACGATTATCCAGCCTTTTCATTTATGCCATCTTGAAGTGGTCAAAACAATAAGAAGGGTTTTTGAAAAGAAAGAAGTATTATTAAATAATAGCTGTTTTCCATCCTATAGCATGGGATCGATTGCTAAGAAGAAGCTGAATATTGGAACTGTCATCAATAGAGGCATTGGAAGTTTTGAAGTGAGAGGGAAAGCGTTAAAGATTGAAGATGAGCCTAACCATATACCAATTGGACTCTTAGATTCGGTAAGGATTATAAAACCTGTAGAAGAAGGGGAAATACTGACCTTCTCACATGTTGAAATAGACGATAGTCTGGCCTATAGGGCATGGATGGAAATAAAAGAACAGTCCATATTATTGCAGGAAATTTAA
- a CDS encoding glycosyltransferase family 2 protein, producing MVRMKPKVCTIIVNFNGTQDTIACLKSLNNITYANHEVVVVDNASKENASLKEFIEESRFHFLELGGNHGFAAGNNKGIHYALSHIADIDYFLLLNNDTEVDPYFLEPLVAECEKDKEVGACCSHINYHSKRNKTWYGGGDIKWLTGRVLHKTLERNGKIASDENFLTGCVFLFPVDILDKVGYLNEDYFLYYEDAAYSLEIRKAGYKLRYVPDSLVFHKISATTGYRSPLSNYYGTRNNLLFMSIYANKLNFLLFLMFFIGKNFVKYCWYILRGKQFKKVAFAIQKAFSDFAASASGKREYPFM from the coding sequence ATGGTGCGTATGAAGCCAAAGGTTTGTACGATAATTGTGAATTTTAATGGTACGCAAGATACGATTGCTTGTTTGAAATCACTGAACAATATAACATATGCCAATCATGAAGTAGTTGTCGTAGATAATGCTTCAAAAGAGAATGCTAGTTTAAAAGAATTTATAGAAGAGTCCAGGTTCCATTTTCTTGAACTGGGTGGGAATCACGGATTCGCCGCTGGGAATAACAAAGGGATTCACTATGCGCTTAGCCATATTGCTGATATTGACTACTTTCTCTTACTAAACAATGATACAGAAGTTGATCCCTATTTTCTTGAACCGCTTGTAGCTGAATGTGAGAAGGATAAAGAAGTTGGTGCTTGTTGTTCCCATATCAATTACCACAGTAAACGCAATAAAACATGGTATGGGGGCGGAGATATAAAGTGGTTAACAGGACGAGTACTGCATAAAACATTGGAGAGGAATGGAAAAATAGCTAGTGATGAGAATTTTCTAACTGGTTGTGTGTTTTTATTTCCGGTGGACATTCTTGATAAAGTTGGGTACTTGAATGAAGATTATTTTCTTTATTATGAGGATGCAGCCTATAGTCTTGAAATAAGAAAGGCTGGATATAAATTACGATATGTCCCTGATTCACTTGTTTTTCACAAAATCTCAGCAACTACCGGCTATCGTTCACCTCTCTCCAATTATTACGGAACAAGAAATAATTTGCTGTTTATGTCCATTTATGCCAACAAGTTAAATTTTCTTCTATTTTTAATGTTCTTTATCGGCAAAAATTTTGTTAAATACTGTTGGTATATTTTAAGGGGCAAACAATTTAAAAAGGTTGCGTTTGCCATCCAAAAAGCATTCTCCGATTTTGCTGCGTCAGCAAGCGGAAAACGTGAATATCCTTTTATGTAA
- a CDS encoding DUF3813 domain-containing protein, producing MRNELFSRAQKAVELAQIESSNQQELITKARNELSSAFANSTLAEQAQLHQMQDVLDSLENSIQ from the coding sequence ATGCGCAATGAATTATTTAGTCGGGCTCAAAAAGCTGTGGAATTGGCACAGATAGAAAGCTCTAATCAACAGGAACTAATCACTAAAGCACGCAATGAGCTATCTTCTGCATTTGCGAATTCAACACTGGCTGAGCAGGCGCAACTCCATCAAATGCAAGATGTGCTTGACTCCCTAGAAAACAGCATTCAATAA
- a CDS encoding competence protein, translating to MGKRNKSKRFVQQGKTAVSKHSERFPYRLTMAEAEENQDSSTCGGL from the coding sequence ATGGGAAAAAGAAATAAATCAAAGCGCTTTGTTCAACAAGGTAAAACGGCTGTGTCTAAACATAGTGAGCGATTCCCATATCGTTTAACGATGGCTGAGGCTGAAGAGAATCAAGATTCTTCTACCTGTGGAGGACTGTAA